The Schizosaccharomyces pombe strain 972h- genome assembly, chromosome: I genome contains a region encoding:
- the snu66 gene encoding U4/U5/U6 small nuclear ribonucleoprotein complex subunit Snu66, giving the protein MSGNSGASESISIEETNRIRISLGLKPLDISEEKPQKELSDASVKSSYVDQEQQAYENWKKQEQEEINRKKEEELKSKFEKLRQKNERRRRTQGKTLAETLAEEDDQIDANDTRAWILKMRNSSLNKNGNGLNFEAKNDAPRRSTLHSQNAGPNVNSSLEGMKIAHGFQDLNKNDGLVLTLKDADILDEDNHDLLENVEMVQRKTKNERKEDNPYKPYEDENDFLQQSEADQPSEDTFTTIGPQNSLTVNSTIEKHKSDNKKTFGTLVSFVEPTITGSEQSDYRQIKIKKSKKKKSKSDRRKRLVELDAENENENDPSDFVLPNGQSNSDLSVEQDSAIFKEQKKMKIQKRMRELETQSFADDDDLQQSIAMQRRLAQKRAKILKPEDVAEQLQNAEEVTDMTDSDTASGLIFDDTRAFVNSIKETENREALGSINEQAFEDSKDLNDTNSITGSSPTEESNALVEDTSVDISATLEEANTQQENAEDEPLVSDNVGAVLSLLRNKGVIKVSDEAKEKIQKEEEYNKWFARKQQARVELEEQRRKKKEQDRLSGKFEKMTQKEREQYAKKENERWDKKIAEIELEQFHDYKPQVDIKYVDEFGVELGPKEAYKYLLSHQFHGKGSGKAKTEKRLRRIVEKEREERKPIF; this is encoded by the coding sequence ATGTCTGGGAATTCAGGCGCCTCTGAATCGATTTCTATTGAGGAGACCAATAGAATTAGAATTTCGCTAGGCCTCAAACCCTTAGATATTTCAGAAGAAAAACCTCAGAAAGAACTTTCAGATGCTTCAGTCAAGTCTTCGTATGTCGATCAAGAACAACAGGCCTATGAAAATTGGAAGAAACAAGAGCAGGAGGAAATAAATaggaagaaagaagaagaactgaaaagcaaatttgaaaaattacgGCAAAAGAATGAACGAAGACGCAGAACGCAAGGAAAAACACTCGCTGAAACATTGGCAGAAGAGGATGATCAAATCGATGCTAACGATACTCGAGCGTGGATACTCAAAATGCGTAATTCCtcattgaataaaaatggCAATGGATTGAATTTTGAAGCGAAGAATGACGCCCCCAGAAGATCCACTCTACATTCGCAAAATGCTGGTCCCAATGTGAATAGCTCATTAGAAGGAATGAAAATAGCACACGGTTTTCAAGATTTAAACAAGAACGATGGTCTAGTCCTTACATTGAAAGATGCTGATATATTAGACGAAGATAATCATGATCTATtagaaaatgttgaaatgGTCCAGCGGAAGACTAAAAACGAAAGGAAGGAAGATAACCCCTACAAACCGTATGAAGATGAGAAtgattttcttcaacagTCGGAAGCAGATCAACCGTCTGAAGATACTTTTACGACCATTGGTCCACAAAATAGTCTCACTGTTAATTCTACTATAGAAAAACATAAAtctgataataaaaaaacttttgggACTCTTGTCTCTTTCGTTGAACCAACTATCACTGGCAGCGAACAATCAGATTATCGACAAATAAAGATTAAGAagtcaaaaaagaaaaagtcaaaGTCTGATCGGAGAAAGCGTCTAGTAGAACTTGATgcagaaaatgaaaatgaaaatgacCCATCTGATTTCGTGCTACCGAATGGTCAGAGTAACAGTGATCTGTCAGTTGAGCAAGATTCGGCTATTTTCAAagaacaaaagaaaatgaagattcAAAAGCGTATGCGCGAATTAGAAACACAGTCGTTTgctgatgatgatgatttgCAACAGTCAATTGCAATGCAGAGGAGGCTAGCTCAAAAAAGAGCGAAAATACTTAAGCCAGAAGATGTAGCTGAGCAATTGCAGAATGCCGAAGAAGTCACAGATATGACGGACTCGGACACGGCTTCCGGTTTAATATTTGATGATACGCGTGCTTTTGTTAATAGCATAAAGGAAACTGAAAATCGAGAAGCTCTTGGTTCCATAAATGAACAAGCATTTGAAGATTCCAAAGATTTGAACGATACCAATAGTATTACTGGAAGTTCTCCAACTGAAGAAAGTAATGCTTTAGTGGAAGACACCTCGGTTGATATTTCTGCAACTCTCGAAGAAGCCAATACGCAGCAGGAGAATGCAGAAGATGAGCCACTTGTCTCTGACAATGTTGGTGCAGTTCTAAGCCTTCTCCGGAATAAAGGCGTAATTAAAGTGTCGGATGAAGCGAAAgagaaaatacaaaaagaagaagagtaCAATAAATGGTTTGCCAGAAAACAGCAAGCCAGAGTTGAACTGGAGGAGCAACgtagaaagaaaaaagaacaagaTCGTCTCAGCgggaaatttgaaaaaatgactCAGAAGGAACGTGAACAGtatgcaaaaaaagaaaatgaaagatgggataaaaaaattgcgGAGATAGAGCTTGAACAATTTCATGATTATAAACCTCAGGTGGACATAAAGTATGTTGACGAGTTTGGTGTGGAACTTGGTCCCAAAGAAGCatacaaatatttgttGTCTCATCAATTTCATGGAAAAGGTTCAGGTAAAGCTAAAACAGAAAAGCGTTTGCGTCGTATCGTTGAAAAGGAACGAGAAGAACGCAAGCCAATTTTCTGA
- the mug143 gene encoding protein mug143, producing MIRYSLNGIRLFGSLNLFNATRILPISLGRASYAHARLFTSKVEKSGTAEESALPSVDEEEDKLNSLLGNIKVRTAQEDGVSVEEVLMHHPELLRNAPHALQQSVKEILASKEVGDAFKKN from the coding sequence ATGATTAGATATTCCCTAAACGGTATTCGATTATTTGGCTCTCTTAATCTTTTCAATGCAACAAGAATATTACCAATTAGTTTGGGCAGAGCTTCCTATGCACATGCTAGGCTTTTCACCTCGAAAGTTGAGAAGTCAGGCACTGCAGAAGAGTCCGCTCTTCCTTCTGTCgatgaagaggaagatAAATTGAATTCCTTACTTGGCAACATCAAAGTTAGAACCGCTCAAGAGGACGGTGTTTCCGTTGAGGAAGTACTAATGCATCATCCCGAATTGTTGCGCAATGCTCCTCATGCATTGCAACAATCGGTGAAGGAAATTCTTGCCTCGAAAGAAGTTGGGGATGCTTTTAAGAAGAATTAG
- the dbs2 gene encoding protein Dbs2, with protein sequence MTSALYSGGGKSAGSLESALDEERLEVLRWMKEREEKKHRQLALQYDPIVRDYCLVKHGDSGYRMDSSLMTSLPHSRNPPIFEAIQGEQPSDIDTLNLKKVKSGPTSPSSIDRLSSPNAKAGDILASSLFSSGSPPDTTRRNSTSNLSSVSTNSDKSRTIGSNYNMLQSTKSTASQRRMSDSSTPSTTKSKEKIFSPKALSSPTQGASSNVTPESPPEKPIPSFVLSPPPVSATNEANKLSDIQTSSPSQDIPAKHLEPLHLNRSLSSSPSSEDSDLSLSSDSDDDEKKQPSKSEKTSSMSVSIKPPKIIRKGSKEQNRIAKEKASGAPLTKSKSHNDTSTEYDSNSLRRSRSNPAFANDDTVHPNTSFVSSNINNWYGSDLEELEQDVKTAKSMKVDIGPTRWIPTANRTIRCIRRGDFQTAASSSKRNCTYFLTLDLSSESLHAAEWAVGILLRNGDTLIIVDVIECDDPSARAVKDRMESEQLETLEKITKYILKLLSKTVLEVEVNIEVIHHEKAKHLIIEMIDYIEPSLVVMGSRGRSHLKGVLLGSFSNYLVNKSSVPVMVARKKLKKNKQRLGNQSRLANNLSDAIVDEVGRTP encoded by the coding sequence ATGACTTCGGCTCTTTACTCTGGTGGTGGAAAATCTGCAGGATCATTGGAATCGGCACTTGATGAAGAACGTCTCGAAGTTTTACGATGGatgaaagaaagagaagaaaaaaagcacCGTCAGCTAGCACTTCAATATGATCCAATAGTTCGAGATTATTGCCTGGTAAAACATGGTGATAGCGGGTACAGAATGGATAGCAGTTTAATGACATCGTTGCCTCACAGCAGAAATCCTCCAATTTTCGAAGCAATTCAGGGAGAACAGCCTTCTGATATTGatactttaaatttgaagaaagtgAAGTCTGGTCCAACAAGTCCAAGTAGCATCGACCGCTTGTCAAGTCCAAATGCTAAAGCTGGCGATATTTTAgcttcttctttgttttcttctgGCTCTCCACCTGACACTACCCGTAGGAACTCCACATCTAATTTATCCTCAGTATCCACTAATTCAGACAAAAGTCGCACTATTGGTAGTAATTACAATATGTTGCAATCAACAAAATCAACAGCTAGCCAAAGAAGAATGTCAGATAGTAGCACACCTTCTACTACAAAATctaaagagaaaattttcTCACCCAAAGCCTTGTCTTCTCCGACTCAAGGGGCATCTTCCAACGTTACACCGGAATCACCTCCAGAGAAACCAATTCCATCGTTTGTTTTATCTCCTCCACCTGTTTCTGCTACCAATGAAGCTAACAAACTTTCTGATATCCAAACTTCCTCTCCATCTCAAGATATCCCTGCTAAACATTTGGAACCTTTGCATCTGAATCGCTCGTTGAGTTCTTCTCCCTCTTCCGAAGATTCTGATTTATCATTATCTTCTGATTCTGATGATGACGAGAAAAAGCAACCTTCAAAATCGGAAAAAACATCGAGTATGTCAGTTTCTATTAAGCCTCCTAAAATTATAAGGAAGGGAAGTAAGGAGCAGAACAGaattgcaaaagaaaaggcaAGCGGCGCGCCTCttacaaaaagtaaatctCACAATGATACAAGTACGGAATATGACTCAAATTCTTTACGTCGCTCTCGCTCTAATCCTGCATTTGCCAACGACGATACTGTTCATCCCAATACAAGCTTTGTATCGTCAAATATCAATAATTGGTATGGTTCTGATTTGGAAGAGCTTGAACAAGACGTTAAAACTGCTAAATCAATGAAGGTAGACATTGGACCTACCAGATGGATTCCCACTGCTAATCGTACTATTCGTTGTATTCGTCGAGGTGATTTTCAAACTGCTGCTAGTTCATCAAAGAGAAACTGTACGTACTTCCTTACCTTAGATCTTTCCTCAGAGAGTCTTCATGCCGCTGAGTGGGCTGTTGGTATACTTCTTCGCAATGGTGATACGTTAATTATCGTAGATGTCATTGAATGTGACGATCCTAGTGCTCGCGCTGTAAAAGATCGTATGGAGTCTGAACAATTAGAAACTTTGGAGAAAATCACCAAGTACATTTTGAAGTTGCTTAGCAAAACGGTTTTGGAAGTCGAAGTAAACATTGAAGTTATACATCACGAAAAGGCCAAGCATCTAATTATTGAAATGATTGATTACATTGAACCATCCTTGGTGGTAATGGGAAGTCGTGGTCGAAGTCATCTCAAAGGTGTATTGCTTGGTTCTTTTAGTAATTATCTCGTAAATAAGTCGAGTGTTCCGGTGATGGTAGCTCGcaaaaaactcaaaaaaaataagcaacGACTGGGAAACCAATCTCGTTTAGCTAATAACTTATCCGATGCGATTGTTGACGAAGTGGGTCGCACACCATAA
- the hul5 gene encoding ubiquitin-protein ligase E3: protein MPLSFEGTFKAKRNVNLGGKRVSNDRAQLLRKAAMERKNREEERKAENNSVAVQSLSRGFLARRKFKQDFRERWIYKYTKSGRTSIRFNTLEDIKCSISLLVLFAEPDIDLPFVSQVAHNILVWLENLIPLSNGMDDTPKSHLKVKILKVQETLSNSNDSWLWQRFSSLLLNCLVSSINSHRIEGTDTSAETSLLHCLAYVAPYLKSSELSTYYDSVMTFYAQIYPKQNMTNLEDIMSLSLLTPVSSKTDENANSSSAFLFHVLASDCFSSIENCIPPDLIIDKVFSSSLQLSEEACISSLLNLGMIKVFSLAGNCLHLLHTEYKNSSLWKFCSYILDALYVFSGESVNSRIQVVSDVDDDEDDENAFSQNYYSHLQMVAKHFSKNYANQSGIVQRSFAECISSTFITKAFKLVSSNTLQAMSHFYATMIKLFPSNRTSILMYISLVETNEGSLTRSFSRFSWDMFSESPVYQLFHKKFDVQNVLKNDSGYWFQLQLLIDVYSRMLFTMIDDEFHNDKQNPLYPVMAEFCTVLKNLVLGLYWDVQAAKDVDCKSVVDISQLRVSSTSLLQQLYRINSRKQFLPEDFFLMSEYFNLNEFEANALQESELASHAEAEINITYKFDNFSESRPRLNILNNCSFFLPFHFRIHLLQQLLLLDKQANGYAQPFGHLKHAVIRRNRIFDDGFDAFYNFGKLLKGPIRITFVDEHGVVEEGIDGGGLTKEFLTSICKTVFDINYGLFSETKAHLLYPNTHAYAQDVERLRCYEFLGMLIGKCIYEGIQIDAAFASFFVAKWLGHPSYFDDLTSLDPNLYEGLVFLKNYDGDVENDMALNFTVVHEEFGVRNVIDLIPNGSNISVTNENRLQYIHLVSNYYLNARLSRQCRAFTNGFTQIIDPHWLAMFHESEIQILVGGDPVPIDIDDLRRHTVYAGGYEPNSPTIVLFWEVLREFEEEDKRSFVKFVTSVARPPILGFKALMPSFCIRVNGEDETRLPTASTCVNLLKLPMYSTKQTLRDKLLTAVRSGVGFGFS from the exons atgcCTTTAAGTTTTGAAGGAACGTTTAAAGCCAAAAGAAATGTTAATCTCGGGGGAAAACGTGTCTCCAACGATCGCGCTCAGTTGTTGCGAAAAGCAGCCATGGAGCGCAAAAATCGAGAAGAAGAACGAAAAGCAGAAAATAATTCTGTTGCCGTTCAATCCTTGTCTAGAGGTTTTTTAGCTAGGcgaaaatttaaacaagATTTCCGGGAGCGCTGGATATACAAATACACAAAATCAGGGCGTACATCTATCAGATTCAATACTTTGGAAGATATAAAATGCTCTATTTCTCTTCTTGTTTTATTTGCTGAGCCTGATATCGACTTGCCATTTGTTTCTCAAGTTGCGCATAATATACTGGTTTGGCtggaaaatttaattcCTCTATCGAATGGAATGGATGATACACCAAAAAGCCACCTAAAagtgaaaatattaaaagtaCAAGAGACGTTATCCAACTCAAATGACTCCTGGCTATGGCAGAGGTTTTCATCTTTGCTACTAAATTGCTTAGTCAGTTCTATTAATTCACATAGGATAGAGGGTACTGATACATCTGCCGAAACATCTCTCCTTCATTGTTTGGCATACGTGGCGCCTTACCTTAAAAGTTCTGAATTATCTACGTATTATGACTCTGTTATGACTTTTTATGCTCAAATATACCCTAAACAAAATATGACTAATCTTGAAGATATTATGTCTCTATCTTTACTTACACCTGTCAGCTCTAAAACTGATGAGAATGCAAATAGCAGTTCggcttttttatttcatgtCCTTGCGTCGGACTGTTTTAGCTCAATTGAAAACTGTATACCACCAGATCTAATAATTGATAAAGTTTTCTCTTCGTCTTTGCAATTATCCGAAGAAGCCTgcatttcttctttattaaatttggGGATGATAAAAGTTTTCTCTTTAGCTGGAAACTGTCTTCATTTGTTGCACACGGAATACAAAAACAGTTCTTTATGGAAATTCTGCTCTTATATCTTAGATGCACTATATGTTTTCTCAGGAGAATCTGTAAATTCTCGAATCCAAGTGGTCAGTGATGTTGACGATGATGAAGACGATGAAAACGCATTTTCccaaaattattatagCCATCTTCAAATGGTTGCTAAacatttttctaaaaattacGCAAATCAATCTGGTATAGTTCAGCGATCGTTTGCAGAATGTATATCTTCTACTTTTATAACAAAAGCTTTCAAATTAGTGTCATCTAATACTTTACAAGCTATGTCACATTTTTATGCAACCAtgataaaactttttccatCCAACCGAACATCAATTCTTATGTATATATCCTTAGTAGAAACTAACGAAGGCTCATTGACTCGTTCTTTTTCACGTTTTTCTTGGGATATGTTTTCCGAATCGCCTGTTTATCAATTGTTCCATAAGAAGTTTGATGTTCAAAAtgtcttaaaaaatgattccGGCTACTGGTTTCAACTACAATTACTAATTGATGTTTACTCACGCATGCTTTTTACCATGATCGACGATGAGTTTCATAACGATAAGCAAAATCCGCTTTATCCAGTTATGGCTGAGTTTTGTactgttttgaaaaatctaGTTTTAGGTTTGTACTGGGATGTTCAAGCTGCTAAAGATGTTGACTGTAAATCTGTGGTTGATATTTCTCAATTAAGAGTCTCGTCAACTTCCCTTTTACAACAGTTATATAGGATAAATTcaagaaaacaatttcttccggaagatttctttttgatgagtgaatatttcaatttgaatgaatttGAAGCTAATGCACTACAAGAGTCAGAGTTGGCTTCACATGCTGAAGCGGAAATTAATATTACTTACAAATTCGATAACTTCAGCGAGTCCCGACCAAGGCTAAATATCCTAAATAACtgttcttttttccttccCTTCCATTTTCGCATTCATTTGCTTCAGCAACTACTTCTTTTAGATAAACAAGCTAACGGTTATGCCCAGCCGTTTGGTCATCTAAAACATGCAGTTATTCGTCGAAATCGTATTTTCGATGATGGATTTGACgctttttacaattttggGAAGTTACTTAAAGGTCCTATTCGAATTACATTTGTAGATGAACATGGTGTTGTTGAAGAAGGTATCGATGGAGGTGGTCTTACCAAGGAGTTTTTAACAAGTATATGTAAAACTGTTTTTGACATTAATTATGGGCTTTTTAGTGAGACAAAGGCTCATTTGTTATATCCAAATACTCATGCATATGCTCAAGACGTTGAACGATTGCGCtgttatgaatttttaggGATGCTAATTGGAAAATGCATTTACGAAGGGATTCAGATTGATGCAGCGTTCgcatctttttttgtcgCTAAATGGCTTGGGCATCCAAGTTATTTTGACGATCTTACTAGCCTTGATCCAAACTTATATGAAGGATTGGTATTTCTTAAAAACTACGATGGAGACGTAGAAAATGATATGGCTCTCAATTTTACGGTTGTTCATGAAGAGTTTGGTGTTCGTAACGTAATTGACCTAATTCCAAATGGAAGCAACATTTCGGTTACGAATGAAAATCGTTTACAGTATATTCATTTGGTTTccaattattatttaaatgcAAGGCTATCTAGACAATGTCGTGCGTTTACCAACGGATTCACTCAAATTATCGATCCACACTGGTTAGCAATGTTTCATGAAAGTGAAATTCAAATACTAGTTGGTGGTGATCCTGTACCGATTGACATTGACGATTTACGCCGACATACCGTTTATGCTGGAGGCTACGAACCAAATTCACCTActattgttttattttgggAAGTTTTACGAGAGTTCGAAGAAGAAGACAAAAGAAGCTTTGTTAAGTTTGTTACTAGCGTTGCTCGTCCACCAATTTTGGGATTTAAAGCGCTTATGCCTTCTTTCTGTATTCGTGTAAATGGGGAAGATGAAACACGATTACCAACTGCAAG TACTTGTGTAAACCTTTTAAAGCTGCCGATGTATAGTACAAAGCAAACGTTGAGAGA TAAATTATTAACCGCAGTAAGGTCAGGTGTTGGTTTTGGCTTTAGTTAA
- the pam17 gene encoding putative TIM23 translocase complex-associated motor subunit Pam17: protein MIPIIRPGLVVKRLQSPKIFLTLWKTCYNVKTYSTESIKQKKPQDLNWPTFLKLRKSRRIFETLTSIPTALTGLGLGSAYFLTRTVDPTMTIMGLDLFTLYVIGTIASGGLGWLLGPSIGRKIWTLLHKSQARQIAAREQEFYRHLVKNRVTPQMESYSNPIPDYYGEKIYSLSDYRRWLRDQKAYIQRAFWRTSNR, encoded by the exons ATGATACCTATTATACGGCCTGGTCTAGTTGTAAAAAGATTACAAAGTcccaaaatatttttaactttaTGGAAAACTTGTTATAATGTAAAAACTTATTCCACTGAGTCTATAAAACAGAAGAAACCTCAAGATTTAAATTGGCCCACATTCCtgaaattaagaaaaagcaGAAGGATTTTTGAAACCTTAACTTCTATTCCTACTGCACTTACCGGACTAGGATTAGGATCCGCCTATTTTCTTACGCGTACTGTTGACCCTACCATGACTATTATGGGTCTTGATCTATTTACTCTATATGTTATTGGAACTATTGCATCCGGAGGGCTTGGATGGCTTTTGGGCCCTAGTATAGGTAGAAAAATATGGACACTGCTTCATAAAAGTCAAGCGAGACAAATTGCAGCG agAGAACAAGAATTTTACCGTCACTTGGTTAAAAACAGGGTTACACCTCAAATGGAAAGCTATTCTAATCCTATCCCAG ATTATTACGGTGAGAAAATTTACTCCCTTTCT GACTATCGACGTTGGTTGAGGGATCAGAAGGCTTACATACAACGGGCATTTTGGCGTACAAGCAATCGTTAA
- the ptb1 gene encoding geranylgeranyltransferase type 2 beta subunit Ptb1 codes for MAVLLRDKHISYLHDIGNRTDELDFWLKEHLHVSAIYWSCMSFWLLKKKDQIDKERIVSFLLSCLTESGGFACYPGHDDHITNTVYAVQVLAMLDSLHVVDKDKVASYIIGLQNEDGSMKGDRWGEIDARFLYSGINCLAILGKLDYLNKNTAVDWLMKCYNFDGGFGLCPGAESHGAMVFTCVAALKILNKLDLIDEELLGWWISERQVKGGGLNGRPEKLPDSCYGWWDLSPLAIIGKLDWIDRNQLIDFLLGTQDADSGGFADRKEDATDVYHTCFSLAGLSLLQFPNIEPVDPRFCLPLEVTQKMKL; via the exons ATGGCAGTTTTACTGAGAGATAAGCACATAAGTTACTTACACGATATTGGAAAT CGAACTGATGAGCTGGATTTCTGGTTGAAGGAGCATTTACACGTCAGCGCAATATATTGGAGTTGCATGAGCTTCTGGctattgaagaagaaagatCAAATTGACAAAGAACGTATTGTATCGTTTCTGTTGTCTTGTTTGACAGAAAGCG GCGGATTTGCTTGTTATCCAGGACACGATGATCACATTACGAATACAGTATACGCTGTACAAGTTTTAGCAATGTTGGACTCTTTGCATGTCGTTGACAAAGATAAAGTTGCTTCTT aCATTATTGGCCTACAGAACGAAGATGGTTCTATGAAAGGAGACCGCTGGGGAGAGATAGACGCTAGATTTCTATATTCTGGAATAAATTGTCTGGCAATACTAGGTAAATTGGACTatcttaataaaaatactgCCGTGGATTGGTTAATGAAATGCTATAATTTTGATGGTGGGTTTGGACTCTGTCCTGGAGCTGAGTCACATGGAGCGATGG TTTTTACCTGTGTTGCCGCTCTCAAAATTCTCAACAAGTTAGATTTAATTGATGAAGAATTATTGGGTTGGTGGATTAGTGAACGGCAAGTTAAAGGAGGTGGATTAAATGGTCGCCCTGAAAAGTTACCTGAT TCCTGTTACGGTTGGTGGGATCTCTCACCGTTAGCAATTATTGGAAAATTAGATTGGATAGACCGTAATCAGcttattgattttcttcTAGGTACACAAGATGCAGACAGCGGAGGGTTTGCAGACCGAAAAGAGGATGCCACAGACGTTTATCACACATGTTTTTCTCTTGCAGGATTATCACTATTACAGTTTCCAAACATAGAACCCGTTGACCCTCGTTTTTGTCTGCCTTTAGAAGTCactcaaaaaatgaaattataa
- the pabp gene encoding major poly(A) binding protein Pabp/Pab1, with amino-acid sequence MPSTDLKKQADAAVESDVNTNNEAVESSTKEESSNTPSTETQPEKKAEEPEAAAEPSESTSTPTNASSVATPSGTAPTSASLYVGELDPSVTEAMLFELFNSIGPVASIRVCRDAVTRRSLGYAYVNFHNMEDGEKALDELNYTLIKGRPCRIMWSQRDPSLRKMGTGNVFIKNLDPAIDNKALHDTFSAFGKILSCKVAVDELGNAKGYGFVHFDSVESANAAIEHVNGMLLNDKKVYVGHHVSRRERQSKVEALKANFTNVYIKNLDTEITEQEFSDLFGQFGEITSLSLVKDQNDKPRGFGFVNYANHECAQKAVDELNDKEYKGKKLYVGRAQKKHEREEELRKRYEQMKLEKMNKYQGVNLFIKNLQDEVDDERLKAEFSAFGTITSAKIMTDEQGKSKGFGFVCYTTPEEANKAVTEMNQRMLAGKPLYVALAQRKEVRRSQLEAQIQARNQFRLQQQVAAAAGIPAVQYGATGPLIYGPGGYPIPAAVNGRGMPMVPGHNGPMPMYPGMPTQFPAGGPAPGYPGMNARGPVPAQGRPMMMPGSVPSAGPAEAEAVPAVPGMPERFTAADLAAVPEESRKQVLGELLYPKVFVREEKLSGKITGMLLEMPNSELLELLEDDSALNERVNEAIGVLQEFVDQEPGFTE; translated from the coding sequence ATGCCTTCCACGGATCTTAAGAAGCAAGCTGATGCCGCCGTTGAGAGCGATGTAAATACCAACAACGAGGCTGTTGAGTCTTCTACCAAGGAGGAGTCTTCCAACACTCCTTCCACCGAAACTCAACCCGAGAAGAAGGCAGAGGAGCCTGAAGCCGCTGCCGAACCCTCCGAGTCTACCTCTACCCCTACTAATGCTAGTTCGGTTGCCACTCCCTCTGGCACTGCTCCCACCAGTGCTTCCTTGTACGTTGGTGAGCTCGATCCCTCCGTCACTGAGGCTATGCTTTTTGAGCTGTTTAACAGTATTGGACCCGTTGCAAGTATTCGTGTTTGCCGTGATGCCGTTACTCGCCGTTCTTTGGGTTATGCCTATGTCAACTTCCACAATATGGAAGATGGTGAGAAGGCCTTGGATGAGCTTAACTATACTCTCATCAAAGGACGTCCTTGCCGCATCATGTGGTCTCAACGTGACCCATCCTTGCGTAAAATGGGTACTGGTAAcgttttcatcaaaaactTGGATCCTGCCATCGACAACAAGGCTTTACACGACACTTTCTCCGCCTTTGGTAAGATTTTGTCCTGCAAGGTTGCTGTTGATGAGTTAGGTAATGCTAAAGGTTACGGTTTTGTGCATTTTGACTCGGTCGAGTCTGCCAATGCTGCTATCGAGCATGTCAATGGCATGCTTTTGAACGACAAAAAGGTTTATGTCGGTCATCATGTTAGCCGCCGTGAGCGTCAATCCAAGGTTGAGGCTTTGAAGGCAAACTTTACCAACGTCTACATTAAGAACCTTGACACCGAAATTACCGAACAAGAGTTCTCCGACCTCTTTGGTCAATTCGGTGAGATCACCTCTCTCTCTCTTGTCAAGGATCAGAATGACAAACCTCGTGGTTTTGGTTTCGTCAACTATGCCAACCACGAATGTGCTCAAAAGGCCGTTGATGAGCTCAACGACAAGGAGTACAAGGGTAAGAAGCTTTATGTTGGTCGTGCTCAAAAGAAGCATGAGCGCGAAGAGGAGCTTCGTAAGCGTTATGAACAAATGAAGCTTGAGAAGATGAACAAATATCAAGGTGTCAATTTGTTCATTAAAAACTTGCAGGACGAGGTTGACGATGAGCGTCTTAAGGCTGAATTTTCTGCCTTTGGAACCATCACTTCTGCCAAGATCATGACCGATGAGCAAGGCAAGTCTAAGGGTTTCGGTTTCGTTTGCTACACCACTCCTGAGGAGGCCAACAAGGCTGTTACTGAGATGAACCAGCGTATGCTTGCTGGTAAGCCCCTTTACGTTGCTTTGGCTCAACGTAAGGAGGTTCGCCGTAGTCAGTTGGAGGCTCAAATCCAGGCGCGTAACCAATTCCGTTTACAACAACAAGTTGCCGCTGCTGCCGGCATTCCCGCTGTTCAATATGGTGCCACTGGTCCTCTTATTTACGGTCCTGGTGGTTATCCTATTCCTGCTGCCGTCAATGGTCGTGGTATGCCTATGGTTCCTGGACATAATGGCCCTATGCCTATGTATCCTGGCATGCCCACTCAGTTCCCTGCTGGAGGTCCCGCCCCTGGCTATCCCGGTATGAACGCTCGCGGTCCCGTCCCCGCTCAAGGCCGTCCTATGATGATGCCTGGTTCCGTTCCTTCTGCTGGTCCTGCTGAAGCTGAAGCTGTTCCCGCAGTCCCTGGCATGCCTGAAAGATTCACGGCTGCTGATTTGGCTGCCGTTCCAGAGGAAAGCAGGAAGCAGGTCCTTGGTGAGCTTCTTTACCCTAAGGTTTTCGTTCGTGAGGAAAAACTCTCTGGTAAAATTACCGGTATGTTGTTGGAGATGCCTAATTCCGAGTTATTGGAGTTACTTGAGGATGACTCCGCTCTTAATGAAAGAGTCAACGAAGCTATTGGGGTTTTGCAAGAATTCGTTGATCAAGAGCCTGGCTTCACTGAGTAG